In the genome of Paraburkholderia caribensis, the window GGTGCGCATCTGCACTGACACGGTAAGGCCGGTTACGACGCTGTATCAGCGTTGCTTATAAAGTCTGCAGCGTGTCCAGCGCGCCTTCGATCATCGCGCGCACCACCGGCTGCACGCGTTCGGCGCGCGGCGGTTCATACGCGAAGGGCGCTTCTTCATGCATGTAAGTGGACTGGCACATCTCCAACTGGATTGCATGAATGCCGTCGCGCGGCGAACCGAAATGACGCGTGATATAGCCGCCTTTGAAGCGGCCATTCGCGATCCATGTAAAGCCACTTTGTGCAGCAGCCGATTCGGCGGCTGCCTGCAACGCAGGTGCAGCCGTGCGGCCGTCCTGCGTGCCGAGGTTCAGGTCGGGCAGCTTGCCGTCGAACAGACGCGGCAACACGCTCGCGATCGAATGCGCTTCCCACAGCAGCACATTCGCATGTCGTTCGCGCAGACGCGCGAGTTCCGCGCGCAGCGTGTCGTGATACGGCGTCCAGTATTGCGCGACACGCCGCTGCTTTTCATCCGGGTCCGGCTCACAGCCCGCGCGATAGACAGGCTCGCCGCGAAACGTCTCGGTCGGGCAAAGGCCTGTCGTGGTTTGCCCCGGATACAGGCTCTCGTCATTCGACGGGCGGTTCAGATCGATCACATAACGCGACACGTTCGCGCCGAGCAACGTCGCGCCCAACTCCTTCGACACGAAATCGTAGAGACGGTCGAGATGCCAGTCGGTGTCGACGAAGGTCAGCGCTGCGTCGGTATAGAGATGCCGCATCGCCGGCGGAATGCTATGTCCCAGATGTGGAATCGAAACCAGCAGCGGCGCATCGCCACGTTGCAACGTATACAGCTCATTCATTCGCATCACTCCATGAAGAATCAGCGCAGCGCGTCGTCGGGCAGTTGCGGCAACGCGCGCGCGAGCGCCGGTTGGATCGAGCGGTCGATCACGGCGCGCGTCAGCGTGACGATTTCA includes:
- the hutG gene encoding N-formylglutamate deformylase is translated as MNELYTLQRGDAPLLVSIPHLGHSIPPAMRHLYTDAALTFVDTDWHLDRLYDFVSKELGATLLGANVSRYVIDLNRPSNDESLYPGQTTTGLCPTETFRGEPVYRAGCEPDPDEKQRRVAQYWTPYHDTLRAELARLRERHANVLLWEAHSIASVLPRLFDGKLPDLNLGTQDGRTAAPALQAAAESAAAQSGFTWIANGRFKGGYITRHFGSPRDGIHAIQLEMCQSTYMHEEAPFAYEPPRAERVQPVVRAMIEGALDTLQTL